Genomic DNA from Candidatus Bathyarchaeota archaeon:
AACAAGCTTAAATTTGCTTTGATCCACCCCAATAATTAATATTGATGTTTCCTTTTTTGCAGATTTAATTGAGGCAACTCCACTTACAAAAGGTACAGAGTCATCAACCCATCTAATTCTAGATAATGTTTTAACTGTTTGAGAGGTTAAAGGAGTTTTACCTGTCCCTTCAGAGCTGAATAAATTTGTTGAACCTGAAGGGCTTATTATCAGCATATTCCCTCCTAACATGCTAAGCTGATCATATATAAATACTGATACACCAGCGTTTAACCCATTAAGCGAAGTTATTAAAGTTGAACCTATTATCACCATTAATATGGTTAAGCCTGTTCTTAATCTTCTTTCACCTAAAGCTGTTAAAGCCATTTTAGTAAGCTCTAAAGGATTCATTTAAGACACCTTTTTCAAAAGCTTAAAGCTGCTTAACGCTTGCTTTAGATTTAAGCTTAAAAATCGCATAGCTAACTATTAAAACCGCTAAAATAATTAACGTTATAAAAAACCAATGTTGAAGTAAATAATCCACAATATATTTATATGTGCTTTTAGTAGAGCCTTGAGTTTCACTAAACTTAATTATATTAAATTGAATTTGATAGTTAATTGTGTGGAGAATATGCTCTTTATCTTCATAGCTTATCACAATGGTTGCTGTATAATTTCCTTCATAAGCTTCAGGGTTTACTATGGCTTCTAAAGTGAAAGGTGTGGAGGAAGCTGAATCTATTTCACCTAAATAACTAAAGCTTTCAGATGTAAGAAGCAAAACATCATTTTTTAATAATGATGCGTTAGTAAAGGAAGCTGGAATGTTCCCTTTATTTAAAATGTTTACTGTAAAGGAGATGATGCTTCCAGGATAAGCTGGGTTAGGGTCTATTGTTAAATCATAAAGAACAATTTCAACCCAGCCTTTAACATAAAATCCTAATGTATGAGCTTCTGTATATGCTGATATATAGCCTAACCGTTTATATGTTAAGGCTAAATTTGCTGCGTAAGCGTTGCCTGCAGAATTATCAGGCGCAAATATAACAACTTGAATTTCAACTCGACCACCTTTTGCAACTTTATCAAACTTCCAATGATTTAATCCAATTATTGTAGGCGTATTAAACGTTTGAAGAGATGTTGGAAAAGAGATAAAAATATTAAGATCATAAATATTTTCAAAATCATTATATATCGTTAATGTGATGTTATTATTAAACCCTGCTTTAAGCAGAGTAGTTGAAGATTCAATTTTTAAATTAACTATTTGTGCTTGCGTTGAGAAAATCCAATAAACAGATGAGGAAAACAAAATTAATAATGCGAAACTTATTATCTTAATATAACTTAACGATTTTCTCAATTTCACCATCTCTTAAATATATTATTTTATCTGTTTTATTAGCTAATTCTAAATTATGTGTAACCATAACTATGGTAGCATTTTTTTCTTTATTTATTTTTCTTAAAAGCTGAAGTATTTCACTTCCAGTTTTTGAATCTAAATTTCCAGTAGGCTCATCAGCTAATATTATTGCAGGATCATTTATTAAAGCTCGGGCAATAGCAACTCTTTGCTGTTCACCTCCACTGATTTCCATAGGTTTTCGGTAAGCTTTATCCTCTAAACCTACAAGCTTTAAAAGATTTAAAGCTTTAAGCTGCCTAATTTTAGATGGAACACCGCTAACTATAGCAGGCAACTCTACATTCTTAAGAATTGTAGTACGATTTATCAAGTTAAAAGTTTGAAATATAAAACCTATTTTTAAACCTCTAAATTTAGCTAATTGAACTTCACTTAACCTAGTTATGTCAATATCATCAATCACTATTTTACCTTTAGTAGGTTTATCTAAAGCTCCAATCAAATTTAAAAGCGTAGATTTACCAGAGCCACTCGGTCCAACTATGGAGATAAACTCTCCTTTAGCTACGGAAAGATTCACTTCTTTAAGCGCAAAAACCTTAATAGATCCCATTTGATAAACTTTCTCTAAATCCACCACTTCAATCGCTAAAGGCGTTGTTTGATAACCAATATTTTCATAAGCGTTATAAGCATTAAATAACGAATGAAAAACCATTAAACCCACCTAATTTAAATTATAAACCATAAATTTTAAGCCTTTCCAAATATAAATTCATAGAGCAAAAATCAAGGGGATTAAAATCATGGTTGATAGAATTGAAACTGGCATAAAGGGTTTAGATGAGGTTGTTGAAGGGGGTTTTCCTAAGGGTAGTTTAATTTTATTAGCTGGTGAACCTGGGACTGGTAAAACCGCTTTTTCTATGCAATTTTTGGTTAAGGGTTGCGAGTTGAATGAATCAAGCGTTTATGTAGGCTTTGC
This window encodes:
- a CDS encoding ABC transporter ATP-binding protein; this encodes MVFHSLFNAYNAYENIGYQTTPLAIEVVDLEKVYQMGSIKVFALKEVNLSVAKGEFISIVGPSGSGKSTLLNLIGALDKPTKGKIVIDDIDITRLSEVQLAKFRGLKIGFIFQTFNLINRTTILKNVELPAIVSGVPSKIRQLKALNLLKLVGLEDKAYRKPMEISGGEQQRVAIARALINDPAIILADEPTGNLDSKTGSEILQLLRKINKEKNATIVMVTHNLELANKTDKIIYLRDGEIEKIVKLY